The genomic DNA CTCTTTGCTTGATGGGTGTTCCTGTAAGCAGTGAATGGAATTCATCAATGATGAGTAGGCTGACGTGACACTCACGGAATAGGTGAATGACTTGATAGCGAAGCTTGGAAGCTGGATCCGTTGGGCGGTAGGGAGTGAAAAACCGTTCAAGTATTGAAATGTATAAACTTTTTTCGTCTGCAGAGGGTGGCGCTTCAGCAATAATAATGGGCTTAACTGGCTCATTGTCCTCATTGACATAACCTTGACCACAAAGATCCTTAAAGCGCCTTACGAGGGTCGTTTTTCCATTGTTGGGGTCGCCAACCAGTAGAAGGTTTGGCATCCTTGGCCGCTTAGGCTTGTGTAGAAGGCCTTGAAGAGTGTCGAGAATCCTTTTTGCTGCAGCGTAACCTATCCAACGGGGTTGATCCATGAAGGCTATTCGCTCTTCAGAGGGCAAACCAACAATGTGTCGGAAATCAGGATGAATATGCATCGCTAGCTGTTTTGAGCTGTTGGTCATTAGGAAATATCTCCAAATCCGCCGACGTCACCATCAACGAAGCCGTCATTATTTTGGGGTTTTCTTGCCTTCTGAGCCGTTTTTTTAAACGGTGTAGCTGGAGAGATGTTCTTCTCGTGTTCTTTCCGACGTTGTGCTTGGCGACGTGCTTTTTTTGTTTTTTCTTTTGAAGCCTCAATCATTTCACGAAGTTCAACTATGGCATCCAATATACGATGTTCGTTGACGCTTTTTTCTCCTTCGGCTTTCAACTTTTTCCGTGCTTGCTGATACTCCCAAACGCTCATTGAGGGCAAAGAGAGGTTGGCGAAAGGAATCTTGAAATATTGTTTTAACTCTGGATCAAAGAACCAAACACTACTGATATCTCTTGGATCACGCCGAAAGACGAATTTGCGCTTTTCTTTCGCGTTATGTTCTTTGTAATTGATCCAGTTTCTCAAAGCTTCAGAGTAGTATTTGAGACCGTCAATGTTGACCCCAAATGTTTGAATGGTTCTTTTGAAAGAAGGAAGAAAATCAAGCAGGATATCCAGCCTGTCTGAAGGCCGTGGCCTCATGCCAATCCCTGCTTCCTCTGTATTTCCGAAAATTCCGATTTCCCATTTACGGCTTGGTGTCATGCCAATGGTGTGGTGAAGTTCGTGGTGGTAGTATTTACAAATCAATGCAACCAGCCACTTTTCAAATTCTGATTTGGTGAGGGCTGCGTGTTTTTCAGAGTTATATTCGGCCTTTTGGTGGACCGAAGAGAACGTTGTCCCAGGGAGCTCATGAATCTGTTCCATAAAAGTTCCAAGCAGTCGCTCAATGTGTGCACCATATCTCGGCACTTTTACGGGGCGGTATTCGAGATGGATTTTGCGTAGTTCACAAGATTTTTTAAAATTATCCGACTTAAAGTCTGGACCATTATCTACATGGATCGTCGTTGGTTTTCCCCAAACAGGCCAATCAGCGTCTACTGCATGCAGAGTCAGCCATTCTTCTTTGGGAAGCATAGAATGAGCTACACACATTGCAACAGAAGTACCGGAGGGGCTATCAAAAGAAAGGTAGTACCCTGTCACCATCCTTGAGTAGACATCAATGGCAAGGGTAATCCATGGTCGTCCTATAGGGCGCCTAAACTCATCATCAACGAGAATAAGGTCAACAGGCGTATGGTCAATTTGAACTACGGCTAAAGGGTGATCTGCATGAGGAAAATTACCTGGCGTTGGTTGAAACCTGGCTTTGGCCTTCTCTCTATAGCCACGTCCTCGAAGGCGCTCTTTTTCTGAAATCTTTGCAATCCTTGACCTGATGGTGGACGGACTAGGGGGGGCTATCCCCAATTCTCGGCACCTCAAACGAATTTCAACAATAGTTTTTTGCGGGGTTGGCCGTTGGGGCGTGAGATAGTAATCTCTGATGGCTTTGACGATCACCTCTTCTGCTGCATGGGAAATTCGCCCTTTACCTTGTTTCCAACCTCTGCGCTGAGGGATTAGTGCTGATATAACGCCAAAGCTTTGAAAATCGCGCAGCCAACGGTATAAGGTAGAGGGATGTACGCCAACTTCATTCGCCCTATTATTAACCCTCTTCCGCCCAGGAGAATCAAATTTAACTAAGGGTTCAATTGCTTCGTATCTTTCTTCTGCTATTTTCCAGTCATCAGTTGTGATTTCATCAAGATCTAGATCAACAGAGGTTTGTTCTTTTTCGCCTTCAAGGGCTCGTAGTTCTCCAATTCTTAGCGGAACGCTTCGCCCGCTGTGCACTTCAACACCAATTACTGATTCGAAATCAAGTATCTCGGAGAGGCGATAAACCTGCTCCCCACAAACTACGAGGTTGCCCACCCTGATATCGACAGGCGTTCGTTGGGGTTCAAAGCTCTCTTTAACCTGATATCCATCTATATGTTTAGTCATTGGTAGGTACCCAGAGTTCTGTTTGTTCGTTTAAGGGAAGTGACATGTCACAGTCTAATTTGCGAGTTGCCAATAAATACCAAATATGACTGAGGCCTTCCGATCTGTAGTTGCCCATAAAGTGCCTAGCAAGAATTCTATCAATTGAGATCGCGCCCTTTGTTTGGATATTTTTTGTGACCCATTCTGATTCTTCTGGTGCAAAGCTCATTTGTTTATATCTTTCGAGAAAGCGGATATTTTTATACACTTGGTCCCTTATCCGCGACTCATCGTGAATATGAAAAAACCATCCCTTCTCTTTGGCGTAACGATAGGCTGCCTTCCATTTTAATAACCATTTACGACGATTGGCACGCCAGTGTGCTTCTGGTTTAACCTCAATCAATTGAGGACGAATATGGTTGGCGTAACAGGAATTACCCATCTTGTAATAAACAAGAAAATCGGGGGTGTAGGTTCGCGACTGGCCGTTCCCATCTGTGAAAGGAATTTCACAAGGCTGTGGTATCACATCAAGGACTGCCAAATTAAATTCAAGCCTGATGAGAAAATCTCGTTCAAGCGAAGATTCAAACTGTATCGCCGATTCTCCTCTGAACACATATGAACCAGAGATACTTCTGCGGGTTGATTTAATCTTACGGACCTGACGTGGCTTTTTGTCGCATTTATTATAGTACATATCTATCTCCGTCGCATCTAATCTTAGAATTCTGTCGCATTAATTTCAAGAGGCCATTCCATCAAATGAAGGCTTCTAGAGGGTGTTGTCGCATTTATTGTAACAAATTACAGCGGGCGCTATCCCCAGCCCGGAGAAACGTCCCTTGCCCATCGCGGCGTCCTGTTTCTCGATGAAATGCCCGAATTCCAGAAGTCCGTGCTCGAGGTGCTCAGGCAGCCGCTTGAGGACGGTGAGGTCTCCATTTCCCGCTCCCTCGTCTCCCTGAATTATCCGGCGGAAGTCATGCTGGTCGCGGCTATGAATCCCTGTCCGTGCGGATATCTCACGGACGAGACCCACCCCTGCCAGTGTTCGCCGCTGGCCGTGCAGCGGTACCGGGGCAAGATTTCCGGCCCCCTTCTCGACCGCATTGATCTTCAGGTGGATGTCCCAGCCGTGCCGTACGACGACCTCAAGCAGGCAAAGAGCAGCGTGGATTCCGCCACCATGCGGGAGCGGATCGCCCGCGCCCGTGAGATTCAGGAAAAGCGGTACAGCGACATGTCCATCCTGACCAATTCCGAGCTGGAAGGGTCCGCGCAGGAAAAGTACTGTGAAGTGGGCGAACAGGGACACGCCTTTCTCAAGCAGGCCGTGGAATCCCTCGGACTGTCGGCCCGCGCTTACACCCGTGTACTGCGGATCGCCCGGACCATAGCCGACCTTGAGGGTGTTCCCGGCATAGCCGTCGAACACC from uncultured Pseudodesulfovibrio sp. includes the following:
- a CDS encoding heteromeric transposase endonuclease subunit TnsA; protein product: MYYNKCDKKPRQVRKIKSTRRSISGSYVFRGESAIQFESSLERDFLIRLEFNLAVLDVIPQPCEIPFTDGNGQSRTYTPDFLVYYKMGNSCYANHIRPQLIEVKPEAHWRANRRKWLLKWKAAYRYAKEKGWFFHIHDESRIRDQVYKNIRFLERYKQMSFAPEESEWVTKNIQTKGAISIDRILARHFMGNYRSEGLSHIWYLLATRKLDCDMSLPLNEQTELWVPTND
- a CDS encoding Mu transposase C-terminal domain-containing protein, which produces MTKHIDGYQVKESFEPQRTPVDIRVGNLVVCGEQVYRLSEILDFESVIGVEVHSGRSVPLRIGELRALEGEKEQTSVDLDLDEITTDDWKIAEERYEAIEPLVKFDSPGRKRVNNRANEVGVHPSTLYRWLRDFQSFGVISALIPQRRGWKQGKGRISHAAEEVIVKAIRDYYLTPQRPTPQKTIVEIRLRCRELGIAPPSPSTIRSRIAKISEKERLRGRGYREKAKARFQPTPGNFPHADHPLAVVQIDHTPVDLILVDDEFRRPIGRPWITLAIDVYSRMVTGYYLSFDSPSGTSVAMCVAHSMLPKEEWLTLHAVDADWPVWGKPTTIHVDNGPDFKSDNFKKSCELRKIHLEYRPVKVPRYGAHIERLLGTFMEQIHELPGTTFSSVHQKAEYNSEKHAALTKSEFEKWLVALICKYYHHELHHTIGMTPSRKWEIGIFGNTEEAGIGMRPRPSDRLDILLDFLPSFKRTIQTFGVNIDGLKYYSEALRNWINYKEHNAKEKRKFVFRRDPRDISSVWFFDPELKQYFKIPFANLSLPSMSVWEYQQARKKLKAEGEKSVNEHRILDAIVELREMIEASKEKTKKARRQAQRRKEHEKNISPATPFKKTAQKARKPQNNDGFVDGDVGGFGDIS
- a CDS encoding TniB family NTP-binding protein, encoding MTNSSKQLAMHIHPDFRHIVGLPSEERIAFMDQPRWIGYAAAKRILDTLQGLLHKPKRPRMPNLLLVGDPNNGKTTLVRRFKDLCGQGYVNEDNEPVKPIIIAEAPPSADEKSLYISILERFFTPYRPTDPASKLRYQVIHLFRECHVSLLIIDEFHSLLTGTPIKQREVMNAIKLLCNELSIPVVGVGTREAVTVLHTDPQHASRFDVLTLPTWETNKDFQALLADFEKILPLQNPSNLHNPELALLLHSISGGNLGNLHRLLIECATEAITSGKEQIDKSIIEGKKWVQPTRGIRELSG